One Pseudomonas sp. HOU2 genomic window carries:
- a CDS encoding glucokinase, protein MKLALVGDIGGTNARFALWKNQQLESVQVLATADHASPEQAISLYLGGLGLAPGSIGSVCLSVAGPVSGDEFKFTNNHWRLSRTAFCQTLQVEQLLLINDFSAMALGMTRLQPGEFRVVCEGTPEPLRPAVVIGPGTGLGVGTLLDLGEGRFAALPGEGGHVDLPLSSLRETQLWQHIHNEIGHVSAETALSGGGLPRVYRAICAVDGHEPKLDTPEAITAAGLAGDPIALEVLEQFCCWLGRVAGNNVLTTGGRGGVYIVGGVIPRFADFFVESGFARSFADKGCMSDYFKGIPVWLVTAPYSGLVGAGVALEQA, encoded by the coding sequence TTGAAACTGGCTTTGGTCGGTGATATCGGAGGCACCAACGCGCGGTTCGCGTTGTGGAAAAACCAGCAACTGGAATCGGTTCAGGTGCTCGCGACAGCCGACCACGCCAGCCCGGAACAGGCGATCAGCCTGTACCTGGGCGGCCTCGGTCTGGCGCCGGGTTCGATCGGTTCGGTGTGCCTGTCGGTGGCGGGGCCGGTGAGTGGTGATGAATTCAAGTTCACCAACAATCACTGGCGCCTGAGCCGCACGGCGTTCTGCCAGACCTTGCAGGTCGAGCAACTGCTGCTGATCAACGACTTCTCGGCGATGGCGCTGGGCATGACCCGTTTGCAGCCCGGCGAATTCCGCGTGGTCTGCGAAGGTACGCCGGAGCCGTTGCGCCCGGCGGTGGTGATCGGCCCGGGCACTGGCCTGGGCGTCGGCACCTTGCTCGATCTCGGCGAAGGGCGGTTTGCCGCCTTGCCGGGGGAGGGCGGTCACGTTGATCTGCCGCTGAGCAGCCTGCGTGAAACCCAGCTCTGGCAGCACATCCACAACGAGATCGGCCATGTCAGTGCGGAAACAGCGCTGAGCGGTGGCGGTTTGCCGCGAGTTTATCGTGCGATCTGCGCAGTGGACGGACATGAACCAAAGCTTGATACGCCGGAAGCAATCACCGCCGCCGGTCTGGCCGGTGACCCGATCGCGCTGGAAGTGTTGGAGCAGTTCTGCTGCTGGCTCGGCCGCGTGGCCGGCAACAACGTACTGACCACCGGTGGTCGCGGCGGCGTGTACATCGTTGGCGGGGTGATTCCGCGCTTTGCCGACTTTTTCGTCGAAAGCGGTTTCGCCCGCAGCTTCGCCGACAAGGGCTGCATGAGTGATTACTTCAAGGGCATTCCGGTGTGGCTGGTGACGGCGCCGTATTCGGGGCTGGTGGGTGCCGGTGTGGCACTCGAACAGGCTTGA
- the edd gene encoding phosphogluconate dehydratase codes for MHPRVLEVTERLIARSRATRQAYLALIRGAATDGPMRGKLQCANFAHGVAGCGSEDKHSLRMMNSANIAIVSSYNDMLSAHQPYEVFPQQIKNALREIGSVGQFAGGTPAMCDGVTQGEPGMELSLPSREVIAMSTAVALSHNMFDGALMLGICDKIVPGLMMGSLRFGHLPTIFVPGGPMVSGISNKEKADVRQKYAEGKATREELLESEMKSYHSPGTCTFYGTANTNQLLMEVMGLHLPGASFVNPNTPLRDALTREAAHQVTRLTKQNGNFMPIGEIVDEKALVNSIVALHATGGSTNHTLHMPAIAMAAGIQLTWQDMADLSEVVPTLSHVYPNGKADINHFQAAGGMSFLIRELLEAGLLHEDVNTVLGHGLSRYTQEPFLDNGELVWREGPTDSLDENILRPVARAFSAEGGLRVMEGNLGRGVMKVSAVALENQIVEAPAMVFQDQQDLADAFKAGLLEKDFVAVMRFQGPRSNGMPELHKMTPFLGVLQDRGFKVALVTDGRMSGASGKIPAAIHVSPEAYVGGALARVQEGDIIRVDGVKGTLELKVDAAEFAAREPAKGLLDNNIGSGRELFGFMRLAFSSAEQGASAFTSALETLN; via the coding sequence CTGATTCGCGGTGCCGCCACTGACGGGCCGATGCGCGGCAAGCTGCAATGCGCCAACTTCGCCCACGGCGTGGCCGGGTGTGGCAGCGAAGACAAGCACAGCTTGCGGATGATGAACTCGGCGAACATCGCCATCGTTTCTTCGTATAACGACATGCTCTCGGCGCACCAGCCGTACGAAGTCTTTCCCCAGCAGATCAAGAACGCCTTGCGCGAAATCGGTTCGGTCGGCCAGTTCGCCGGCGGTACGCCAGCGATGTGCGATGGCGTGACCCAGGGCGAGCCGGGCATGGAGCTGAGCCTGCCGAGCCGCGAAGTGATCGCCATGTCCACGGCGGTGGCGCTGTCGCACAACATGTTCGACGGCGCGCTGATGCTCGGCATCTGCGACAAGATCGTGCCGGGCCTGATGATGGGCTCCCTGCGCTTCGGCCATCTGCCGACGATTTTCGTCCCGGGCGGGCCGATGGTCTCGGGTATTTCCAACAAGGAAAAAGCCGACGTGCGGCAGAAGTACGCCGAAGGCAAGGCAACCCGCGAAGAGCTGCTGGAATCGGAGATGAAGTCCTACCACAGCCCAGGCACTTGTACCTTCTACGGTACCGCCAACACCAACCAGTTGCTGATGGAAGTCATGGGCCTGCACTTGCCGGGCGCTTCGTTCGTCAACCCGAACACCCCGCTGCGTGATGCCCTGACCCGCGAAGCCGCGCATCAGGTCACGCGTCTGACCAAACAGAACGGCAACTTCATGCCGATCGGCGAAATCGTCGACGAGAAGGCGCTGGTCAACTCGATCGTCGCGCTGCACGCCACCGGCGGCTCGACCAACCACACCCTGCACATGCCGGCCATCGCCATGGCCGCTGGCATCCAGCTGACCTGGCAGGACATGGCCGACCTCTCCGAAGTCGTACCGACCCTGAGCCACGTCTACCCGAACGGCAAAGCCGACATCAACCACTTCCAGGCCGCTGGCGGTATGTCGTTCCTGATCCGTGAGCTGCTTGAAGCGGGCCTGCTGCACGAAGACGTCAACACCGTGCTCGGCCATGGTCTGAGCCGCTACACCCAAGAGCCGTTCCTCGATAACGGTGAGCTGGTGTGGCGCGAAGGCCCGACCGACAGCCTCGACGAAAACATCCTGCGCCCGGTGGCGCGCGCGTTCTCCGCCGAGGGCGGCTTGCGGGTGATGGAAGGCAACCTTGGTCGCGGGGTGATGAAAGTTTCCGCCGTGGCGCTGGAAAACCAGATCGTCGAAGCACCGGCCATGGTGTTCCAGGATCAGCAGGATCTGGCCGATGCGTTCAAGGCCGGTTTGCTGGAGAAGGATTTTGTCGCGGTGATGCGCTTCCAGGGCCCGCGCTCCAACGGCATGCCCGAGCTGCACAAGATGACGCCGTTCCTCGGCGTGCTGCAGGATCGCGGCTTCAAAGTCGCGCTGGTCACCGACGGGCGCATGTCCGGCGCGTCGGGGAAAATCCCGGCGGCGATTCACGTCAGCCCCGAGGCTTATGTCGGCGGTGCTTTGGCGCGAGTGCAAGAGGGCGATATCATCCGCGTCGATGGCGTCAAAGGCACTTTGGAACTCAAGGTCGACGCCGCCGAATTTGCAGCGCGCGAACCCGCCAAAGGCCTGTTGGACAACAACATCGGCAGCGGTCGCGAACTGTTTGGCTTCATGCGTTTGGCCTTCAGCTCGGCGGAGCAGGGCGCCAGCGCCTTCACTTCTGCCCTGGAGACGCTTAATTGA